A single region of the Mesotoga sp. BH458_6_3_2_1 genome encodes:
- a CDS encoding sigma-54 dependent transcriptional regulator — MKSKVLLVDDDLAFNGLLGSALEEEGYEVVQVYNLVQAKKQISEEFFDCLILDVRLPDGSGLDILPEASNNAPVIVVSAHGDINTAIDAVRKGAFNFLEKPFDLTHALLEVKRAIEFSELSQERDSLAERISIEPSVEIVGNSNNILQLRETIAIIAQKKVTVLLEGESGTGKEVVARSIHQQSGRRKFVPINCGAIPETLFESELFGYEKGAFTGALNSKPGLVEESHRGTLFLDEISEMPLAMQVKLLRVLETSSSQRLGGNSFRKLDLRVIAASNRELESAVGEGDFRSDLYYRLNVVKIKIEPLREKREDIPLLIDYFLPKLCDELGLKKVPKVPESFVKRMKEYDWPGNIRELRNRLLSILAMHGRLENLSHSVLPERVNPEETEFKFEEVTLDELERCYVRWLIDRHKGNKTKVARILGISKSTLYEKLKRWSVCESNNNTPEPRF; from the coding sequence ATGAAGAGTAAGGTTCTGTTAGTCGACGATGATCTCGCCTTTAATGGCTTGCTGGGCTCCGCTCTGGAAGAAGAGGGGTACGAAGTCGTTCAGGTTTACAATCTTGTTCAGGCAAAAAAGCAAATTTCAGAAGAATTCTTTGACTGCCTTATACTGGACGTGAGACTCCCCGATGGTTCAGGACTTGACATTCTCCCTGAAGCCTCGAATAATGCGCCCGTGATAGTCGTTTCTGCTCATGGGGATATAAATACAGCTATTGATGCGGTGAGAAAGGGAGCCTTCAATTTCCTGGAGAAGCCCTTCGACCTAACTCATGCTCTTCTTGAAGTTAAGAGGGCCATTGAGTTTTCAGAGCTTTCACAAGAGAGGGACAGTCTCGCTGAAAGAATCTCTATCGAACCGTCTGTTGAGATAGTAGGCAACAGCAACAATATCCTTCAACTAAGGGAGACAATTGCCATTATTGCACAAAAAAAAGTAACGGTCCTTCTTGAGGGAGAGAGTGGGACAGGCAAAGAGGTCGTTGCAAGGTCAATCCACCAGCAAAGCGGAAGGAGAAAGTTCGTTCCGATAAACTGCGGTGCAATACCGGAAACCCTATTCGAAAGCGAACTCTTTGGATATGAAAAAGGAGCCTTCACTGGAGCATTGAATTCGAAGCCTGGTCTTGTCGAAGAATCACACCGTGGAACACTCTTTCTTGATGAAATATCCGAGATGCCACTTGCGATGCAGGTTAAGTTGCTCCGCGTGTTGGAAACTTCCTCAAGCCAAAGGCTGGGCGGTAATTCTTTCCGTAAGCTTGATCTCCGGGTTATCGCAGCTTCAAACCGAGAACTCGAATCGGCAGTTGGAGAAGGGGATTTCAGAAGCGATCTGTACTATAGATTGAATGTTGTTAAGATAAAAATCGAACCGCTCAGGGAGAAGAGAGAAGACATTCCACTCTTGATAGACTACTTTCTGCCAAAGCTGTGTGATGAACTGGGACTAAAGAAAGTCCCAAAAGTGCCGGAGAGTTTTGTCAAAAGGATGAAGGAGTACGATTGGCCAGGAAATATCCGTGAACTGAGGAACAGACTCCTATCGATTCTTGCAATGCACGGCAGGCTTGAAAATCTTTCACATTCAGTTCTCCCCGAGCGGGTTAATCCCGAAGAAACAGAGTTCAAATTCGAAGAAGTCACTCTTGATGAGCTTGAAAGGTGCTATGTTAGGTGGTTGATCGATCGACATAAAGGAAACAAGACAAAGGTGGCAAGGATCCTCGGAATAAGTAAGAGCACGCTTTACGAGAAGCTAAAGAGGTGGAGTGTCTGTGAAAGTAATAACAACACACCGGAACCCCGATTTTGA